A stretch of Myceligenerans xiligouense DNA encodes these proteins:
- a CDS encoding DUF3000 domain-containing protein, whose amino-acid sequence MSNDVPAGFADALADLRGQGARPGVHVEEIAAPVRVAPYSVALSGEVADDAAGADDDPVATGRFVVLHDPAGQESWQGTFRVVTLVRATLEPEMATDPLLADVAWSWIPECLHLAGLRPGTDTLAEGGTVTRVLSQSFGALASTPDAVDLELRASWTPADTRLGAHLQAWTALLSTAAGVPPLPPGVTPLTRRFTDRTQRPHTVGP is encoded by the coding sequence GTGAGCAACGACGTGCCGGCCGGCTTCGCGGACGCCCTCGCCGATCTGCGAGGCCAGGGCGCACGGCCCGGGGTGCACGTCGAGGAGATCGCGGCGCCCGTGCGCGTCGCCCCGTACAGCGTCGCACTGTCCGGCGAGGTCGCCGACGACGCGGCCGGGGCCGACGACGACCCGGTGGCCACCGGCAGGTTCGTCGTCCTGCACGATCCCGCGGGTCAGGAGTCCTGGCAGGGCACCTTCCGGGTCGTCACGCTGGTGCGCGCCACCCTCGAACCCGAGATGGCCACCGACCCCCTGCTGGCCGACGTCGCCTGGTCCTGGATCCCCGAGTGCCTGCACCTCGCCGGGCTGCGGCCCGGCACCGACACGCTCGCCGAGGGCGGGACGGTGACCCGCGTCCTGTCACAGAGCTTCGGCGCCCTGGCGAGCACGCCCGACGCCGTCGACCTCGAACTGCGCGCCTCGTGGACGCCCGCCGACACGCGCCTCGGCGCCCACCTGCAGGCGTGGACGGCGCTCCTGTCGACCGCCGCCGGGGTTCCTCCACTGCCGCCCGGGGTCACCCCGCTCACCAGGCGTTTTACCGACCGTACCCAGCGCCCGCATACGGTGGGTCCATGA
- a CDS encoding HRDC domain-containing protein has translation MNEPPAPSADDGAAVTPLTEPAGGLPPVTTRPEELEKVVDAFARGTGPVAADAERASGYRYGQATYLVQLKRAGAGIALIDPVALPDLSPLADAVGDAEYVLHAASQDLPGLSEHGLAPTRVFDTELAARLLGFERVGLAAVVAETLGLGLAKEHSAVDWSTRPLPEDWLRYAALDVEVLVEVRDTLANLLEAAGKAEWAAQEFEAVRTAPPPPPRVDPWRRTSGMHVLRNPRQVAVVRALWEARDATARARDISPGRVLPDRAIVAAARAMPRTAGQLVGLPEFAGKGTRRRAGYWQRAIDEARGLPENRLPSVRGPRTEGPPAPRLWGDRDPVAARRLKGARELLAGFSERLSVPVENLLQPDALRRLCWKPPEPADADGVAEFLRGRRAREWQVDLLAAPLAETLTGIR, from the coding sequence ATGAACGAACCCCCTGCGCCCAGCGCCGACGACGGCGCGGCGGTCACGCCGCTGACGGAGCCGGCCGGGGGCCTGCCTCCCGTGACCACCCGGCCGGAGGAGCTCGAGAAGGTCGTCGACGCGTTCGCCCGTGGTACCGGGCCCGTCGCCGCCGACGCGGAGCGCGCCTCCGGCTACCGCTACGGTCAGGCCACCTACCTGGTGCAGCTCAAACGTGCCGGAGCCGGGATCGCCCTGATCGACCCCGTGGCGCTCCCCGACCTCTCGCCCCTCGCCGACGCCGTCGGCGACGCCGAGTACGTGCTGCACGCCGCGTCCCAGGACCTGCCCGGCCTGAGCGAGCACGGCCTCGCCCCCACCCGCGTCTTCGACACGGAGCTCGCGGCGCGACTGCTGGGCTTCGAACGCGTCGGCCTGGCCGCCGTCGTCGCCGAGACGCTGGGGCTCGGCCTGGCCAAGGAGCACTCCGCCGTGGACTGGTCCACCCGTCCCCTGCCCGAGGACTGGCTCCGCTACGCGGCTCTCGACGTCGAGGTCCTGGTGGAGGTCCGCGACACCCTCGCGAACCTCCTCGAGGCGGCGGGCAAGGCCGAGTGGGCCGCCCAGGAGTTCGAGGCCGTGCGCACCGCGCCGCCTCCTCCCCCGCGCGTCGACCCGTGGCGCCGCACCTCGGGGATGCACGTGCTGCGCAACCCGCGCCAGGTCGCCGTCGTCCGGGCGCTGTGGGAGGCGCGCGACGCGACGGCCCGCGCGCGCGACATCTCACCCGGCCGCGTCCTGCCGGACCGGGCGATCGTCGCGGCGGCGCGCGCCATGCCCCGCACGGCCGGGCAGCTCGTCGGGCTGCCCGAGTTCGCGGGCAAGGGCACCCGACGCCGTGCCGGGTACTGGCAGCGGGCCATCGACGAGGCTCGCGGCCTGCCGGAGAACCGGCTTCCCTCGGTACGCGGGCCCCGCACCGAGGGCCCGCCCGCGCCGCGGCTGTGGGGCGACCGCGACCCGGTCGCGGCCCGCCGGCTCAAGGGCGCGCGTGAACTCCTCGCCGGGTTCTCCGAGCGGCTCTCCGTGCCGGTGGAGAACCTGCTCCAGCCGGACGCGCTGCGCCGCCTGTGCTGGAAGCCGCCGGAGCCGGCCGACGCCGACGGGGTCGCGGAGTTCCTGCGGGGGCGGCGGGCGCGGGAATGGCAGGTCGACCTGCTCGCGGCTCCCCTCGCCGAGACACTCACCGGAATTCGCTGA
- a CDS encoding thiolase family protein — MTATSAPTRRTVRDVVFVDGVRTPFGKAKPDGLFAETRADDLVVKLIRELLRRHPELPAERIGEVAIAATTQEGDQGLTLGRTAGVLAGLPNTVPGYAIDRMCAGAMTAVTTTAGSIAMGAADITLAGGVEHMGRHPMGFSADVNPRFVAEKLVDPQALNMGVTAENLHDTFPRLTKERADAFAVNSQAKYAKALANGNIEPDLVPIAVRSTELGWGLATADELPRPETTMEGIADLKTPFRLGGRVTPATSSPLTDGATASVLAAGDTAAELGLPVRMRMVSYAFAGVAPEIMGYGPVPATDKALASAGLGIDDIGLFEINEAFAVQVLSFLDHYGIADDDPRVNPYGGAIAMGHPLASSGVRLMTQLARHFEQHPEVRYGITTMCVGLGQGGTVIWENPHHADYSGHTSSEENDK, encoded by the coding sequence ATGACGGCCACATCCGCGCCCACGCGCCGGACCGTACGCGACGTCGTCTTCGTCGACGGCGTCCGGACCCCGTTCGGCAAGGCGAAGCCTGACGGCCTGTTCGCCGAGACCCGCGCCGACGACCTGGTCGTCAAGCTGATCCGCGAACTGCTGCGCCGCCACCCCGAGCTGCCCGCCGAGCGCATCGGTGAGGTCGCGATCGCGGCCACCACCCAGGAGGGCGACCAGGGCCTGACCCTCGGCCGCACGGCCGGCGTCCTGGCCGGGCTGCCCAACACGGTGCCCGGCTACGCCATCGACCGCATGTGTGCGGGCGCCATGACGGCCGTCACCACCACGGCCGGTTCCATCGCCATGGGCGCGGCCGACATCACCCTCGCGGGCGGCGTCGAGCACATGGGCCGCCACCCGATGGGCTTCAGCGCGGACGTCAACCCGCGCTTCGTCGCCGAGAAGCTGGTGGACCCGCAGGCGCTGAACATGGGTGTCACTGCCGAGAACCTGCACGACACGTTCCCGCGGCTCACCAAGGAGCGCGCCGACGCGTTCGCAGTGAACTCCCAGGCCAAGTACGCCAAGGCGCTGGCCAACGGGAACATCGAGCCGGATCTCGTACCGATCGCCGTCCGCTCCACGGAGCTGGGCTGGGGCCTGGCCACCGCCGACGAGCTGCCCCGCCCCGAGACCACCATGGAGGGCATCGCCGATCTCAAGACGCCGTTCCGCCTCGGTGGCCGCGTCACCCCGGCGACGTCGTCCCCGCTGACCGACGGCGCCACCGCGTCGGTTCTCGCGGCCGGCGACACCGCCGCCGAGCTCGGCCTCCCGGTCCGGATGCGCATGGTGTCCTACGCGTTCGCGGGCGTGGCCCCGGAGATCATGGGCTACGGCCCGGTCCCCGCCACGGACAAGGCACTCGCGAGCGCCGGTCTGGGCATCGACGACATCGGCCTGTTCGAGATCAACGAGGCCTTCGCCGTGCAGGTGCTCTCGTTCCTGGACCACTACGGCATCGCCGACGACGACCCGCGCGTCAACCCGTACGGCGGCGCCATCGCGATGGGCCACCCGCTGGCGTCGTCGGGCGTGCGCCTCATGACACAGCTCGCCCGCCACTTCGAGCAGCACCCCGAGGTGCGCTACGGCATCACCACGATGTGCGTGGGTCTGGGCCAGGGCGGCACCGTCATCTGGGAGAACCCGCACCACGCCGACTACTCCGGCCACACCAGCAGCGAGGAGAACGACAAGTGA
- a CDS encoding excisionase family DNA-binding protein — protein MSEFTQQPASDSPSGGDAAPHGEDLTAAEAARRLGVSSLHVIDLLEAGELDFHMVGSDICFDAAEVDSYKADRASRESLVGA, from the coding sequence GTGAGCGAATTCACACAGCAACCAGCATCCGACTCCCCGTCCGGCGGTGACGCCGCCCCGCACGGTGAGGACCTGACGGCGGCCGAGGCGGCCCGCCGGCTCGGCGTCTCGTCCCTGCACGTCATCGACCTGCTGGAGGCAGGCGAGCTCGACTTCCACATGGTCGGCTCGGACATCTGCTTCGACGCGGCCGAGGTCGACAGCTACAAGGCCGACCGCGCGTCCCGTGAGAGCCTCGTCGGCGCCTGA
- a CDS encoding DEAD/DEAH box helicase, which produces MTETSQGVPIKSREARRVVEEATARLADARLLLASDGPYRDKVRETYLAARQVRVQTELRTVGVEELEKRRKKLRVAVLRKKGFRDVPQVLEAGVDGLVEAGIGETTARPAFAAAAELSDEVDADLRFRIDVDPDDPYATDLVRSLRMFGVVTDARHRHYDDSRRLHAVLPQYIASAQALTRWWRRLLADTGRRAEASAAIGALRNALAASSPDLAAAASQVRTIVGRRGAADVWEDFERRSAEYYGLLSQVVDLGDDHEAAEGFLPADVVRRVEAQPLDRSLLHANLRAYQAFGAKYALVQRRTILGDEMGLGKTMQSIATMTHLAATRPDDDGPAHFLVVCPASVVTNWAREVTTHSRLRAVVMHGGDRDAAARAWAEAGGVGVTTFEMLGRLDLPADLSPTLMVVDEAHYVKNPETLRGQTVRSWSDRADRVLFLSGTPMENKVAEFKAMVGYLQPSVARQLDPNADLSGAQAFRRIVAPVYLRRNTEDVLTELPDLVQVEEWEEFGTVDGAAYGRAVAEGNFMAMRRAAFAVERADDSAKLVRLRALVDEAAENGRRVIVFSYFLDVLEQVMEMLGDVAAGPLTGKVKISERQEMVDSLSAPDGPRVLVSQITAGGVGLNVQAASVVIFCEPQVKPTIEAQAVARAHRMGQTRTVQVHRLLVADSVDQRMMEILDTKAALFEQFARQSEITETSDLAVAVNDPAAGVPSEGELGRTIVAQERERLGATGGLGGAGRSGDTEPVGVR; this is translated from the coding sequence ATGACTGAGACTTCCCAGGGTGTTCCGATCAAGAGCCGCGAGGCGCGACGGGTCGTGGAGGAGGCGACCGCCCGGCTGGCGGACGCACGCCTGCTGCTCGCCTCCGACGGGCCGTATCGCGACAAGGTGCGCGAGACGTATCTCGCCGCGCGGCAGGTGCGCGTGCAGACGGAACTGCGCACGGTGGGCGTCGAGGAACTCGAGAAGCGGCGCAAGAAGCTCCGGGTCGCGGTGCTGCGCAAGAAGGGCTTCCGCGACGTCCCGCAGGTGCTGGAGGCCGGCGTCGACGGGCTGGTCGAGGCCGGCATCGGGGAGACGACGGCGCGTCCGGCGTTCGCGGCGGCCGCCGAGCTGTCTGACGAGGTCGACGCGGACCTGCGCTTCCGGATCGACGTCGACCCGGACGACCCGTACGCCACCGACCTGGTGCGGTCCCTGCGGATGTTCGGCGTCGTCACCGACGCGCGGCACCGGCACTACGACGACTCGCGACGCCTCCACGCGGTCCTCCCGCAGTACATCGCCTCGGCGCAGGCCCTGACACGGTGGTGGCGGCGTCTGCTCGCGGACACGGGCCGGCGGGCGGAGGCGTCCGCCGCGATCGGCGCCCTGCGCAACGCGCTCGCGGCGTCGTCCCCGGATCTGGCGGCCGCGGCGAGCCAGGTGCGGACGATCGTCGGGCGGCGGGGCGCGGCCGACGTGTGGGAGGACTTCGAGCGGCGGTCCGCCGAGTACTACGGCCTGCTCAGCCAGGTGGTGGACCTCGGCGACGACCATGAGGCGGCCGAGGGCTTCCTGCCGGCCGACGTCGTGCGACGGGTCGAGGCGCAGCCGCTGGACCGCTCCCTCCTGCACGCCAACCTGCGCGCCTACCAGGCGTTCGGTGCGAAGTACGCCCTGGTGCAGCGCCGCACGATCCTCGGCGACGAGATGGGTCTCGGCAAGACGATGCAGTCCATCGCGACGATGACCCACCTCGCGGCCACCCGGCCCGACGACGACGGCCCGGCGCACTTCCTCGTGGTGTGCCCGGCGAGCGTGGTCACCAACTGGGCCCGCGAGGTGACCACGCACTCCCGCCTGAGGGCCGTCGTGATGCACGGCGGCGACCGGGACGCGGCGGCGCGCGCGTGGGCCGAGGCGGGCGGGGTCGGGGTGACGACCTTCGAGATGCTCGGGCGACTCGACCTGCCCGCCGACCTGAGCCCCACGCTCATGGTGGTGGACGAGGCGCACTACGTGAAGAACCCGGAGACCCTGCGGGGGCAGACGGTCCGCTCGTGGTCCGACCGGGCCGACCGTGTGCTGTTCCTGTCCGGCACGCCGATGGAGAACAAGGTCGCGGAGTTCAAGGCGATGGTCGGCTACCTGCAGCCGTCCGTGGCCCGGCAGCTCGATCCGAACGCCGACCTGTCCGGCGCGCAGGCGTTCCGGCGCATCGTCGCGCCCGTCTACCTGCGCCGCAACACCGAGGACGTGCTCACCGAACTGCCCGACCTGGTGCAGGTCGAGGAGTGGGAGGAGTTCGGGACCGTCGACGGCGCCGCCTACGGGCGGGCGGTCGCGGAGGGCAACTTCATGGCGATGCGGCGCGCCGCGTTCGCCGTCGAGCGCGCCGACGACTCCGCGAAGCTCGTGCGGCTGCGGGCGCTCGTGGACGAGGCCGCGGAGAACGGCCGCCGCGTCATCGTCTTCTCCTACTTCCTCGACGTGCTCGAACAGGTGATGGAGATGCTCGGCGACGTCGCCGCGGGGCCGCTCACCGGGAAGGTGAAGATCTCCGAACGGCAGGAGATGGTGGACAGCCTGTCGGCGCCGGACGGCCCCCGCGTGCTCGTCAGCCAGATCACCGCCGGGGGCGTCGGACTGAACGTGCAGGCGGCCTCCGTGGTGATCTTCTGCGAACCGCAGGTCAAGCCCACCATCGAGGCCCAGGCGGTGGCCCGCGCGCACCGCATGGGGCAGACCCGGACCGTGCAGGTGCACCGCCTGCTCGTGGCCGACTCCGTGGACCAGCGCATGATGGAGATCCTCGACACCAAGGCCGCGCTGTTCGAGCAGTTCGCGCGGCAGTCGGAGATCACCGAGACCTCGGATCTCGCGGTCGCGGTGAACGACCCGGCCGCGGGCGTGCCCTCCGAGGGCGAGCTGGGCCGGACCATCGTCGCCCAGGAACGGGAGCGGCTCGGTGCCACCGGAGGGCTCGGCGGGGCCGGGCGGAGCGGCGACACGGAGCCGGTCGGCGTGCGGTGA
- a CDS encoding lipid II:glycine glycyltransferase FemX, translating to MPASATPSPATSAAAPVSVEVVTDRAAWDREVNGLGGHPLQLWGWGEVKSAGAWTAHRLRIMAGDHTAGLAQLLERPLPAQFKALTYVPRGPVVAHLDGANTMRAVFGVGDSATRNAVTNAVTDWARENVGGVGITLEPDWPVGTRADLPNRRYAPNPVLYPSTLILDLRKSEDELMAAMSKKTRQYIRKSLREDLEFREVTSAKEIDACLKIYHQTAERAGFGLHSDSYYHLVKTALGSASPIFAAFARSSEGGPHDRPVSFVWFAASNTTSFELYGGMNDDGMDLRANYGLKWHAICAMKERGVIRYDVNGLLNDGISNFKRGFAKHEDELVGSIDVPFSRWYSTWNNALPTAKKVVRKLRGGH from the coding sequence ATGCCAGCCTCCGCGACTCCCTCGCCTGCCACGTCAGCCGCCGCCCCCGTCTCCGTCGAGGTCGTCACCGACCGAGCCGCCTGGGACCGCGAGGTCAACGGGCTCGGGGGGCACCCGCTGCAGCTGTGGGGCTGGGGTGAGGTGAAGTCGGCCGGGGCGTGGACGGCGCATCGCCTGCGGATCATGGCGGGCGACCACACGGCCGGCCTGGCGCAGCTCCTGGAGCGGCCTCTGCCCGCGCAGTTCAAGGCGCTCACGTACGTGCCGCGCGGGCCGGTCGTGGCGCACCTGGACGGGGCCAACACCATGCGGGCGGTCTTCGGCGTCGGTGATTCGGCCACGCGCAACGCCGTCACCAACGCCGTCACCGACTGGGCGCGGGAGAACGTGGGAGGCGTCGGCATCACCCTCGAGCCGGACTGGCCCGTCGGCACCCGGGCGGACCTGCCGAACCGGCGCTACGCGCCCAACCCGGTGCTGTACCCCTCCACGCTGATCCTCGACCTGCGCAAGAGCGAGGACGAGCTCATGGCCGCCATGTCGAAGAAGACGCGGCAGTACATCCGCAAGTCGCTCCGCGAGGACCTGGAGTTCCGCGAGGTCACCTCGGCCAAGGAGATCGACGCGTGCCTCAAGATCTACCACCAGACGGCCGAGCGCGCCGGGTTCGGCCTGCACTCGGACAGCTACTACCACCTGGTGAAGACCGCGCTCGGCAGCGCCTCGCCGATCTTCGCGGCCTTCGCCCGCTCGTCGGAGGGCGGCCCGCACGACCGTCCCGTGTCGTTCGTGTGGTTCGCGGCGTCGAACACGACGTCGTTCGAGCTGTACGGCGGCATGAACGACGACGGCATGGACCTGCGGGCCAACTACGGCCTGAAGTGGCACGCCATCTGCGCCATGAAGGAGCGCGGCGTGATCCGCTACGACGTCAACGGCCTGCTGAACGACGGCATCTCGAACTTCAAACGCGGCTTCGCCAAGCACGAGGACGAGCTCGTCGGGAGCATCGACGTGCCCTTCTCGCGCTGGTACAGCACGTGGAACAACGCGCTGCCGACCGCCAAGAAGGTGGTCCGCAAGCTCCGCGGCGGGCACTGA
- a CDS encoding NAD-binding protein translates to MVIAKRPQRPQFVVCGDGPLAFRVSFALSTRYQGDVTVILPSAGSKHGAQMAARDHVRIVESVRPDADAFRRARLDDADAVALLDQDDAGNIETALLVNELKPGVRLVVRFFDDELGAGIADHLPNCDVLSASKIAAPSLVALALGEARHLEVPGIDLVVGRPSQLPGRPLFTLAALDREEAVVLPDDDTGLEPRIAVADAPPDPEPSKRVRRPNGRVWYFVRQNLNRYVWYALAVLALVIVAGTTLVSLTEPAHWTTALYRVVLDTLAGADPDEEARFVTRGVQVVVTLISVAVIPLLTAALVDAVVRARLAAATSGPGSPMSGHVVVVGLGDVGTRVLATLLERGIPVVAVNLRDDGSRGIPFAREHGVPVVIGDGRRTDVLKAAQVGTARAVMAMTSDDVANIGISIAADSIDRDPGAGRLSRVLRLFDEGFARRVQGLIPGSAARSASALASPAFAASVMGPDVLDTVPFRDRVLLVAEVPMHAHCELEQRPAREVDVPGEVRLLAARRRQKGFATDVYWPAPTTPLPHNHHLIVIATRTGLERLRARTAGPDQ, encoded by the coding sequence ATGGTGATCGCGAAGCGCCCGCAGCGCCCGCAGTTCGTCGTCTGCGGGGACGGCCCGCTCGCGTTCCGCGTCTCGTTCGCGCTCAGCACTCGCTACCAGGGCGACGTCACCGTGATCCTGCCCTCCGCGGGCTCGAAGCACGGCGCCCAGATGGCCGCCCGGGACCACGTGCGCATCGTGGAGTCGGTGCGGCCCGACGCCGACGCCTTCCGGCGTGCCCGCCTCGACGACGCGGACGCCGTCGCGCTGCTCGACCAGGACGACGCGGGGAACATCGAGACCGCCCTGCTGGTCAACGAGCTGAAGCCGGGCGTACGGCTCGTGGTCCGCTTCTTCGACGACGAACTCGGCGCCGGCATCGCGGACCACCTGCCGAACTGCGACGTGTTGTCCGCGTCGAAGATCGCGGCCCCGTCGCTCGTCGCGCTCGCGCTGGGCGAGGCCCGGCACCTGGAGGTGCCCGGCATCGACCTGGTGGTCGGCAGGCCGAGCCAGCTGCCCGGCCGGCCGCTGTTCACGCTCGCGGCGCTCGACCGCGAGGAGGCGGTCGTGCTGCCCGACGACGACACCGGGCTGGAACCGAGGATCGCCGTCGCCGACGCGCCGCCCGACCCGGAGCCCTCGAAGCGCGTGCGCCGGCCGAACGGGCGCGTGTGGTACTTCGTGCGGCAGAACCTGAACCGGTACGTCTGGTACGCCCTCGCCGTCCTGGCACTCGTGATCGTCGCCGGGACGACCCTCGTGTCCCTCACCGAGCCGGCGCACTGGACGACCGCTCTCTACCGGGTCGTCCTCGACACCCTCGCGGGCGCCGACCCGGACGAGGAGGCCCGGTTCGTCACGCGGGGCGTGCAGGTGGTCGTCACCCTGATCAGCGTCGCCGTCATCCCGCTGCTCACGGCCGCGCTCGTGGACGCCGTCGTCCGCGCACGGCTCGCGGCGGCCACGTCGGGGCCCGGATCCCCGATGTCCGGTCACGTCGTGGTCGTGGGCCTGGGCGACGTCGGCACCCGGGTGCTCGCCACCCTCCTGGAGCGCGGTATCCCGGTGGTCGCGGTCAACCTGCGCGACGACGGCTCGCGCGGCATCCCGTTCGCCCGGGAGCACGGCGTTCCCGTGGTGATCGGCGACGGCAGGCGGACCGACGTGCTCAAGGCCGCCCAGGTAGGCACCGCCCGTGCGGTGATGGCGATGACCAGCGACGACGTCGCCAATATCGGTATCAGCATCGCCGCGGACTCCATCGACCGCGACCCGGGGGCCGGCCGGCTGAGCCGCGTGCTGCGCCTCTTCGACGAGGGCTTCGCCCGGCGCGTGCAGGGCCTCATCCCCGGTTCGGCGGCACGCAGTGCGTCGGCGCTCGCCTCCCCGGCCTTCGCGGCCTCGGTGATGGGGCCCGACGTGCTCGACACCGTGCCGTTCCGGGACCGCGTCCTGCTGGTCGCCGAGGTCCCGATGCACGCGCACTGCGAGCTCGAGCAGCGCCCCGCGCGTGAGGTGGACGTCCCGGGCGAGGTGCGCCTGCTCGCGGCCCGCCGCCGGCAGAAGGGCTTCGCCACCGACGTGTACTGGCCCGCGCCCACCACCCCGCTCCCGCACAACCACCACCTCATCGTCATCGCGACGCGCACGGGTTTGGAGCGCCTCCGCGCCCGGACCGCGGGCCCGGACCAGTGA
- a CDS encoding 3-hydroxyacyl-CoA dehydrogenase NAD-binding domain-containing protein → MTATENAPAERVTHALVRDVVLPGGAGTLALVTLDNGFDHTKPNTLGPQGMAELTAALEGLRERAAAGELAAVAVTGKPYFLAAGADLKGAQAISSREDALELGRAGHRAYSILGDLREQHGVPTFAFVNGLALGGGLEVALNCDYRTVASDAPGLGLPEVSIGLVPGWGGAYLVPRLVGIEKAIDVIFTRPAAQKPFKPAEALEIGLVDAQFDAADFLEQSILWATKVLRGEVEVARRELDPQPVWDAVTSGVRQHLKATIGDSRPAPYRALDLVTGARDATRAEAFAAEDEALADLIMSNEMRASVYAFNLVSGGKKPHGAPDPKLARPVTRVGIVGAGLMAAQIAFLFAQRLQVPVVMRDLDQERVDKGLEFVRGTAEKLVKRGKLAEGAAKRIVASVSGTTDIQEFASCDFVIEAVTEVMGLKKKVFAELEGIISPEAVLATNTSALSVTEMSADLAHPERVVGIHFFNPVAQMPLVEVIHAEKTSDEALATAFGITKKLRKTAVLAGDRPGFVVNRLLILVMGKVLEAIENGTPVEVADRALAPLGFPMPTFELTDLVGPAVADHVLTSLREDLGDRIPTSPGLKKIVAEGTRIVLDAPAKGLPKPVDPAVQASFGEALEPGTTGRNGTPVLDGPGVLDAVLAATATEIGLMLDEHVVAGPQQIDLCMILGAGWGFHTGGITPYLDRTGYSEKVLGRRFLPDGVANVPA, encoded by the coding sequence GTGACCGCAACCGAGAACGCCCCCGCCGAGCGCGTCACCCACGCCCTCGTCCGCGACGTCGTCCTCCCCGGCGGTGCCGGCACCCTCGCCCTCGTCACGCTCGACAACGGCTTCGACCACACCAAGCCGAACACCCTCGGCCCGCAGGGCATGGCCGAGCTCACCGCCGCGCTGGAGGGACTGCGCGAGCGTGCCGCGGCCGGCGAGCTCGCCGCGGTCGCCGTCACGGGCAAGCCGTACTTCCTCGCCGCCGGCGCGGACCTCAAGGGCGCCCAGGCCATCTCCAGCCGCGAGGACGCGCTCGAGCTCGGCCGCGCCGGGCACCGGGCCTACTCGATCCTCGGCGACCTGCGCGAGCAGCACGGTGTCCCCACCTTCGCGTTCGTCAACGGCCTGGCACTCGGCGGCGGCCTCGAGGTCGCGCTGAACTGCGACTACCGCACCGTCGCGTCCGACGCGCCCGGCCTCGGGCTGCCCGAGGTCTCCATCGGCCTCGTGCCGGGGTGGGGCGGCGCCTACCTCGTGCCACGCCTGGTCGGCATCGAGAAGGCGATCGACGTCATCTTCACGCGGCCGGCGGCGCAGAAGCCGTTCAAGCCCGCTGAGGCACTGGAGATCGGTCTCGTCGACGCGCAGTTCGACGCCGCCGACTTCCTGGAGCAGTCGATCCTGTGGGCCACGAAGGTGCTCCGCGGCGAGGTCGAGGTCGCTCGCCGCGAGCTGGACCCGCAGCCCGTGTGGGACGCCGTCACCTCGGGAGTGCGACAGCACCTGAAGGCGACGATCGGCGATTCCCGCCCCGCCCCGTACCGCGCGCTGGACCTCGTCACGGGAGCCCGCGACGCCACCCGGGCGGAGGCGTTCGCGGCGGAGGACGAGGCCCTCGCCGACCTCATCATGTCCAACGAGATGCGGGCGAGCGTGTACGCGTTCAACCTCGTCTCCGGCGGCAAGAAGCCCCACGGCGCGCCGGACCCGAAGCTCGCCCGCCCGGTGACCCGCGTCGGCATCGTCGGCGCCGGTCTCATGGCGGCGCAGATCGCGTTCCTGTTCGCCCAGCGGCTGCAGGTGCCGGTGGTCATGCGCGACCTCGACCAGGAGCGCGTGGACAAGGGCCTGGAGTTCGTGCGCGGCACGGCCGAGAAGCTGGTGAAGCGCGGCAAGCTCGCCGAGGGGGCCGCCAAGCGCATCGTCGCGTCGGTGTCCGGCACCACCGACATCCAGGAGTTCGCCTCGTGCGACTTCGTCATCGAGGCCGTCACCGAGGTGATGGGCCTGAAGAAGAAGGTGTTCGCCGAGCTCGAGGGCATCATCTCCCCCGAGGCGGTACTGGCCACCAACACGTCGGCCCTGTCGGTCACCGAGATGTCGGCCGACCTGGCCCACCCCGAGCGCGTGGTCGGCATCCACTTCTTCAACCCGGTCGCGCAGATGCCGCTGGTCGAGGTGATCCACGCCGAGAAGACCTCCGACGAGGCGCTGGCCACGGCGTTCGGCATCACCAAGAAGCTGCGCAAGACGGCCGTCCTGGCCGGCGACCGCCCCGGCTTCGTCGTGAACCGCCTCCTCATCCTCGTGATGGGCAAGGTGCTCGAGGCGATCGAGAACGGCACGCCGGTCGAGGTCGCGGACCGCGCGCTCGCGCCCCTGGGCTTCCCGATGCCGACGTTCGAGCTCACCGACCTGGTCGGCCCCGCCGTCGCGGACCACGTGCTCACCTCGCTGCGCGAGGACCTCGGGGACCGCATCCCGACGTCGCCGGGCCTGAAGAAGATCGTGGCCGAGGGCACGCGGATCGTGCTCGACGCCCCCGCCAAGGGCCTGCCCAAGCCGGTCGACCCCGCCGTGCAGGCCTCGTTCGGTGAGGCGCTCGAACCGGGCACGACGGGCCGCAACGGCACTCCGGTGCTCGACGGGCCGGGCGTCCTCGACGCCGTCCTCGCGGCGACCGCCACGGAGATCGGACTCATGCTCGACGAGCACGTGGTCGCCGGTCCGCAGCAGATCGACCTGTGCATGATTCTCGGCGCCGGCTGGGGCTTCCACACGGGCGGTATCACGCCGTACCTGGACCGCACGGGCTACAGCGAGAAGGTTCTGGGCCGGCGCTTCCTCCCGGACGGCGTGGCGAACGTCCCGGCCTGA